A genome region from Streptomyces sp. NBC_01296 includes the following:
- a CDS encoding WxL protein peptidoglycan domain-containing protein — protein sequence MRPRVPVSYGPLLALLLLVAGLLLPAATATAADNGTWGVFPTPPAGAAMTDRAYFFHQGAAGTTVSDSVTILNSSDKELTFRVFATDAVNTPAGGAFALLPVEQKPKDVGTWLALPPETATTVTVPPKGRKDIPFTVKVPEDATPGDHVGGIVALNTAVEGIRQEGKVQVGVKRQVGSRLYFRVPGPVTPGLSVENVKVSRSAPLLPWIKKARATVSYTLVNRGNVVVEPKVAVTAEGLLRRTVLDRPARELKLVLLPGQRIELTEPWADAPQSDWVTVRIAAGASAYPDLTSASEAEFVAVPWPAFGALLVPAGAALTLLVLRRRRRSPAEQAEPAPDLAATH from the coding sequence ATGCGCCCCCGCGTCCCTGTTTCGTACGGTCCGCTCCTCGCCCTGTTGCTGCTGGTCGCGGGCCTGCTGCTGCCCGCCGCGACGGCGACGGCCGCGGACAACGGCACCTGGGGGGTGTTCCCGACGCCCCCGGCCGGCGCCGCGATGACCGACCGCGCGTACTTCTTCCACCAGGGCGCGGCCGGGACCACGGTCAGCGACAGCGTGACGATCCTGAACTCCTCCGACAAGGAGCTGACCTTCCGGGTCTTCGCCACCGACGCGGTGAACACCCCGGCCGGCGGCGCCTTCGCGCTGCTGCCGGTGGAGCAGAAGCCCAAGGACGTGGGCACGTGGCTGGCGCTGCCGCCCGAGACGGCGACCACGGTGACCGTGCCGCCCAAGGGCCGCAAGGACATCCCGTTCACGGTGAAGGTCCCCGAGGACGCGACGCCCGGCGACCACGTCGGCGGGATCGTCGCCCTCAACACCGCCGTGGAGGGCATCCGGCAGGAGGGCAAGGTCCAGGTCGGGGTGAAGCGGCAGGTCGGCTCGCGGCTGTACTTCCGGGTGCCGGGGCCGGTGACGCCGGGGCTGAGCGTGGAGAACGTGAAGGTCAGCCGGTCCGCGCCGCTGCTGCCGTGGATCAAGAAGGCCCGCGCCACGGTCTCGTACACGCTGGTCAACCGGGGCAACGTGGTCGTCGAGCCCAAGGTGGCGGTGACCGCCGAGGGACTGCTGCGCCGCACGGTGCTCGACCGGCCGGCCCGCGAGCTGAAGCTGGTGCTGCTGCCCGGCCAGCGGATCGAGCTGACCGAACCGTGGGCGGACGCACCGCAGTCGGACTGGGTGACCGTACGGATCGCGGCCGGGGCGAGCGCCTATCCGGACCTCACCTCGGCATCCGAGGCGGAGTTCGTCGCCGTGCCGTGGCCCGCCTTCGGTGCGCTGCTGGTGCCGGCGGGCGCCGCCCTCACCCTCCTGGTCCTGCGGCGCCGCCGCCGGTCCCCCGCGGAACAGGCCGAGCCCGCACCGGACTTGGCCGCAACGCACTGA
- a CDS encoding S8 family peptidase — MTALTALLPAAALLAAATALPPHPAPAVADRAETATAPYVVVLKDAASRAPTRALAAEAAGAGDQVGAVYDTVLSGFAVRTTAARAAALAADPRVASVEPDAEFRISDAQNPAPWPLDRIDQRDLPLDGSYTYATTAQGVTAYVVDTGINTGHQEFGGRARVGYNGVFLEGSSDCNGHGTHVAGTLGGATYGVAKGVSLVGVKVADCKGSASLTSILGGLEWMVKDAAKAPGTPAVANMSMGGTRSYSLDAAVTRAVAAGITFTVAAGNSADDACTGSPAAVPAAITVGAADAADQWAPFSSYGSCVDLAAPGVSVTSAWKGGATALARASGTSMAAPHAAGVAALILADGLAAGGRAKTPAEVSAALVQGAVPDHLTGVPAGTANLLLRAPAAAG; from the coding sequence ATGACCGCACTCACCGCGCTGCTCCCGGCCGCCGCCCTGCTGGCGGCGGCCACCGCCCTGCCGCCGCACCCCGCACCCGCCGTCGCCGATCGCGCCGAAACCGCCACCGCCCCGTACGTCGTGGTCCTCAAGGACGCCGCCTCCCGCGCCCCGACCCGCGCCCTGGCCGCCGAGGCCGCAGGCGCCGGCGACCAGGTGGGGGCCGTCTACGACACCGTCCTCAGCGGCTTCGCCGTCCGCACCACCGCAGCCCGCGCCGCCGCCCTCGCCGCCGACCCCCGGGTGGCCTCGGTGGAGCCGGACGCCGAGTTCCGGATCAGCGACGCGCAGAACCCGGCGCCGTGGCCGCTGGACCGGATCGACCAGCGCGATCTCCCGCTCGACGGCTCGTACACGTACGCGACCACCGCGCAGGGCGTCACCGCGTACGTCGTGGACACCGGTATCAACACCGGCCACCAGGAGTTCGGGGGCCGGGCCCGGGTCGGCTACAACGGCGTGTTCCTGGAGGGCTCCAGCGACTGCAACGGCCACGGCACACACGTCGCGGGCACCCTGGGCGGGGCGACGTACGGGGTCGCGAAGGGGGTCTCCCTCGTCGGCGTCAAGGTCGCCGACTGCAAGGGGTCCGCGAGCCTGACCTCCATCCTGGGCGGCCTGGAGTGGATGGTGAAGGACGCCGCCAAGGCCCCCGGCACCCCCGCCGTGGCCAACATGAGCATGGGCGGCACCCGCAGCTACTCCCTGGACGCGGCGGTGACCCGGGCCGTCGCCGCCGGGATCACCTTCACCGTCGCCGCCGGCAACTCCGCCGACGACGCCTGCACCGGCTCCCCCGCCGCCGTCCCCGCGGCGATCACCGTCGGTGCGGCCGACGCCGCGGACCAGTGGGCCCCGTTCTCCAGCTACGGCAGCTGCGTGGACCTCGCCGCGCCGGGCGTCTCCGTCACCTCGGCCTGGAAGGGCGGGGCGACCGCCCTCGCCCGCGCCTCCGGCACCTCCATGGCGGCCCCGCACGCGGCGGGCGTCGCCGCGCTGATCCTCGCGGACGGCCTCGCCGCGGGCGGCAGGGCGAAGACCCCCGCCGAGGTCTCCGCCGCGCTGGTGCAGGGCGCCGTACCGGACCACCTCACCGGGGTCCCGGCCGGCACCGCAAACCTGCTGCTGCGCGCCCCGGCGGCCGCGGGCTGA
- a CDS encoding GNAT family N-acetyltransferase — MDIRPARTVAELQAAEGLFDGPARLDWSERFLSSPGHLMLIAYVDDIPAGMVSGVEMSHPDKGTEMCLYELSVDEGYRRRGIGRALTAALADEAKARGCYGMWVGVDTDNEAALATYASAGSRDEGVFALRGWPLAG, encoded by the coding sequence ATGGACATCCGCCCCGCCCGTACCGTCGCCGAACTCCAGGCCGCGGAGGGGCTCTTCGACGGCCCCGCCCGACTCGACTGGTCCGAGCGCTTCCTCTCCTCTCCGGGACACCTGATGCTCATCGCCTACGTCGACGACATCCCCGCCGGCATGGTCTCCGGAGTCGAGATGAGCCACCCCGACAAGGGCACCGAGATGTGCCTGTACGAGCTCTCCGTGGACGAGGGCTACCGGCGCCGCGGCATCGGCCGCGCCCTGACCGCGGCCCTCGCCGACGAGGCCAAGGCCCGCGGCTGCTACGGCATGTGGGTGGGAGTCGACACCGACAACGAGGCCGCCCTCGCCACCTACGCCTCCGCCGGCTCCCGCGACGAGGGCGTCTTCGCCCTGCGCGGCTGGCCCTTGGCGGGGTAG